Proteins encoded in a region of the Phalacrocorax carbo chromosome 17, bPhaCar2.1, whole genome shotgun sequence genome:
- the LOC135316092 gene encoding ras GTPase-activating protein 4-like isoform X1 codes for MGAGPGGRGFEARLRWARLNLTARPPAMARRSALSIRIVEGKNLPAKDITGSSDPYCIVKIDDEAIIRTATVWKTLSPFWGEEYEVHLQPTFHSISIYVMDEDALSRDDVIGKVCITRDTLAEHPKGYSGWVSLSEVDPDEEVQGEIHLRVEVLGSQGGRQLRCTVLEARDLARKDRNGASDPFVRLRYNGKVQESTVVKKSCYPRWNETFEFELAELAEEKLCVEVWDWDLVSRNDFLGKVVFSVQGLEAAGQEEGWFRLRPDKSKTREDEHRGSLGSLQLQVRLRDETVLPSHCYQPLVQLLCQEVKAGHQDGQVHLVTLFDETTTAECRQEVAINLVKLFLGQGLVKEFLDLLFELELAKPCEPNTLFRSNSLASKSMESFLKVTGMSYLHAVLGPTITRVFEEKKYVELDPGKVEIKDVGCSGLHRVQTEGEVIEQSCQHLQSYLGELLDAIVKSAPACPPIIRAAFRKLFWRVGERFPQHQHAKFVAVTSFLCLRFFSPAIMTPKLFHLRETHADARTGRTLLLLAKAVQMVGNMEPVAGRAKEAWLAPLLPALQQGIAQMKDFIGRLVGTEEEEEKEEGEGQPLCPPTMVMKEGPLFVHKTRGKGPLLAAAIAKKLHFCLTREALSFSKSPGAERSGAIALADILAAEKVEEKSFGSSHVMQVVYMGADGQQETAYLQCKCVNDLNQWLSALRKVCVNNPRMLHAYHPGIFRGDKWSCCHQRERTGLGCDRTRHGVTLQYWSDPLDPAAEAQRLFHHLQGLRETLREKYWELLEPEDAQNGPRGECAPLSEGLSRLFGVLGDLEGCHRLVQPPTPPTPTLLQLQT; via the exons atgggagcggggccggggggccgcgGGTTCGAGGCTCGGCTCCGCTGGGCTCGGCTCAATTTAactgcccgcccgcccgccatGGCCCGGCGGAGCGCACTCTCCATCCGCATCGTGGAGGGCAAGAACCTGCCCGCCAAGGACAT CACAGGGAGCAGCGACCCATACTGCATCGTGAAGATCGACGATGAGGCCATTATCAG GACTGCCACGGTGTGGAAGACGCTGTCCCCGTTCTGGGGGGAGGAGTACGAGGTGCACCTCCAGCCCACCTTTCACAGCATCTCCATCTACGTCATGGATGAGGATGCACTGAG CCGCGATGACGTTATCGGGAAGGTCTGCATCACCCGGGACACGCTGGCGGAGCACCCAAAGG GCTACAGTGGCTGGGTGAGCCTCAGCGAGGTGGACCCCGATGAGGAAGTGCAGGGGGAGATCCACCTGCGGGTGGAGGTCCTCGGGAGCCAGGGTGGTCGGCAGCTGCGCTGCACCGTGCTGGAGGCCAG GGATTTGGCCAGGAAAGACCGGAACGGCGCCTCTGACCCCTTTGTCCGCTTGCGCTACAATGGGAAGGTGCAGGAGAGCACC GTGGTCAAGAAATCCTGCTACCCCCGCTGGAACGAGACCTTCGAGTTCGAGCTGGCCGAGCTGGCTGAGGAGAAGCTGTGTGTGGAGGTGTGGGACTGGGACCTCGTCAGCAGGAACGACTTCCTGGGCAAG gTGGTGTTCAGTGTccaggggctggaggcagccgggcaggaggagggctggTTCCGGCTGCGGCCAGACAAGTCCAAGACAAGGGAGGACGA GCACCGAGGCAGCCTGGGCTCGCTGCAGCTGCAGGTGAGGCTGCGGGACGAGACGGTGCTGCCCTCCCACTGCTACCAGCCCCTAGTCCAGCTCCTGTGCCAGGAGGTGAAGGCAGGGCACCAG GATGGCCAAGTGCACCTGGTCACCCTCTTCGATGAAACCACCACAGCTGAGTGCCGGCAGGAGGTCGCAATCAACTTGGTCAAACTCTTCCTGGGCCAAGGGCTGGTCAAGGAGTTCCTGGACCTGCTCTTCGAGCTGGAGCTGGCCAAGCCCT GTGAGCCCAACACTTTGTTCCGGAGCAACTCCCTGGCCTCAAAGTCAATGGAGTCCTTTCTCAAG GTGACGGGGATGTCGTACCTGCACGCTGTCCTGGGGCCCACCATCACCCGCGTGTTCGAGGAGAAGAAGTATGTGGAGCTGGACCCCGGCAAGGTGGAGATCAAAGATGTCGG GTGCTCAGGGCTGCACCGGGTGCAGACGGAGGGTGAGGTGATtgagcagagctgccagcaccTCCAGTCCTACCTGGGTGAGCTGCTGGATGCCATCGTCAAGTCGGCCCCAGCATGTCCCCCCATCATCCGTGCAGCTTTCCGGAAGCTCTTCTGGCGTGTTGGGGAGCGCTTCCCCCAGCACCAG CACGCCAAGTTCGTGGCTGTCACCAGCTTCCTCTGCCTCCGCTTCTTCTCGCCAGCCATCATGACCCCCAAACTCTTCCACCTGCGGGAGACGCACGCCGACGCACGCACCGGCCGCAcgctgctgctcctggccaAG GCTGTCCAGATGGTGGGCAACATGGAGCCAGTGGCTGGGCGGGCCAAGGAGGCCTGGCTggccccgctgctgcccgccctgcagcagggcattGCCCAGATGAAGGACTTCATTGGCCGGCTGGTGGGGacggaggaagaggaggagaaggaggaaggtgagggGCAGCCACTGTGCCCCCCCACTATGGTGATGAAGGAGGGGCCGCTCTTCGTCCATAAGACGCGGGGCAAGGGGCCGCTGCTTGCCGCTGCCATCGCCAAGAAGCTCCACTTCTGCCTCACCAGGGAGGCCCTCAGCTTCAGCAAGAGCCCCGGTGCCGAG CGTAGCGGCGCTATCGCCCTGGCCGACATCCTTGCTGCTGAGAAGGTGGAGGAGAAGAGCTTTGGGAGCTCCCATGTCATGCAGGTGGTCTACATGGGTGCGGATGGGCAGCAGGAGACCGCCTACCTCCAGTGCaag TGCGTCAATGACCTGAACCAGTGGCTGTCAGCCCTGCGCAAGGTGTGCGTCAACAACCCCCGCATGCTCCACGCCTACCACCCCGGCATCTTCCGGGGGGACAAGTggagctgctgccaccagcGGGAGAGGACAG GGCTCGGGTGCGACCGGACCCGGCACGGTGTCACCCTGCAGTACTGGAGCGACCCCCTGGACCCCGCTGCGGAGGCACAGCGCCTCTTCCACCACCTCCAGGGCCTCCGAGAGACCCTCAG gGAGAAGtactgggagctgctggagccagAGGATGCCCAAAATGGCCCCCGGGGTGAAT GTGCCCCCTTGTCTGAGGGGCTGAGCCGGCTCttcggggtgctgggggaccTGGAGGGCTGCCACCGCCTGGTGcagcccccaacccccccaacccccaccctgctgcagctgcagacatGA
- the LOC135316092 gene encoding ras GTPase-activating protein 4-like isoform X2: MGAGPGGRGFEARLRWARLNLTARPPAMARRSALSIRIVEGKNLPAKDITGSSDPYCIVKIDDEAIIRTATVWKTLSPFWGEEYEVHLQPTFHSISIYVMDEDALSRDDVIGKVCITRDTLAEHPKGYSGWVSLSEVDPDEEVQGEIHLRVEVLGSQGGRQLRCTVLEARDLARKDRNGASDPFVRLRYNGKVQESTVVKKSCYPRWNETFEFELAELAEEKLCVEVWDWDLVSRNDFLGKVVFSVQGLEAAGQEEGWFRLRPDKSKTREDEHRGSLGSLQLQVRLRDETVLPSHCYQPLVQLLCQEVKAGHQDGQVHLVTLFDETTTAECRQEVAINLVKLFLGQGLVKEFLDLLFELELAKPCEPNTLFRSNSLASKSMESFLKVTGMSYLHAVLGPTITRVFEEKKYVELDPGKVEIKDVGCSGLHRVQTEGEVIEQSCQHLQSYLGELLDAIVKSAPACPPIIRAAFRKLFWRVGERFPQHQHAKFVAVTSFLCLRFFSPAIMTPKLFHLRETHADARTGRTLLLLAKQGIAQMKDFIGRLVGTEEEEEKEEGEGQPLCPPTMVMKEGPLFVHKTRGKGPLLAAAIAKKLHFCLTREALSFSKSPGAERSGAIALADILAAEKVEEKSFGSSHVMQVVYMGADGQQETAYLQCKCVNDLNQWLSALRKVCVNNPRMLHAYHPGIFRGDKWSCCHQRERTGLGCDRTRHGVTLQYWSDPLDPAAEAQRLFHHLQGLRETLREKYWELLEPEDAQNGPRGECAPLSEGLSRLFGVLGDLEGCHRLVQPPTPPTPTLLQLQT, translated from the exons atgggagcggggccggggggccgcgGGTTCGAGGCTCGGCTCCGCTGGGCTCGGCTCAATTTAactgcccgcccgcccgccatGGCCCGGCGGAGCGCACTCTCCATCCGCATCGTGGAGGGCAAGAACCTGCCCGCCAAGGACAT CACAGGGAGCAGCGACCCATACTGCATCGTGAAGATCGACGATGAGGCCATTATCAG GACTGCCACGGTGTGGAAGACGCTGTCCCCGTTCTGGGGGGAGGAGTACGAGGTGCACCTCCAGCCCACCTTTCACAGCATCTCCATCTACGTCATGGATGAGGATGCACTGAG CCGCGATGACGTTATCGGGAAGGTCTGCATCACCCGGGACACGCTGGCGGAGCACCCAAAGG GCTACAGTGGCTGGGTGAGCCTCAGCGAGGTGGACCCCGATGAGGAAGTGCAGGGGGAGATCCACCTGCGGGTGGAGGTCCTCGGGAGCCAGGGTGGTCGGCAGCTGCGCTGCACCGTGCTGGAGGCCAG GGATTTGGCCAGGAAAGACCGGAACGGCGCCTCTGACCCCTTTGTCCGCTTGCGCTACAATGGGAAGGTGCAGGAGAGCACC GTGGTCAAGAAATCCTGCTACCCCCGCTGGAACGAGACCTTCGAGTTCGAGCTGGCCGAGCTGGCTGAGGAGAAGCTGTGTGTGGAGGTGTGGGACTGGGACCTCGTCAGCAGGAACGACTTCCTGGGCAAG gTGGTGTTCAGTGTccaggggctggaggcagccgggcaggaggagggctggTTCCGGCTGCGGCCAGACAAGTCCAAGACAAGGGAGGACGA GCACCGAGGCAGCCTGGGCTCGCTGCAGCTGCAGGTGAGGCTGCGGGACGAGACGGTGCTGCCCTCCCACTGCTACCAGCCCCTAGTCCAGCTCCTGTGCCAGGAGGTGAAGGCAGGGCACCAG GATGGCCAAGTGCACCTGGTCACCCTCTTCGATGAAACCACCACAGCTGAGTGCCGGCAGGAGGTCGCAATCAACTTGGTCAAACTCTTCCTGGGCCAAGGGCTGGTCAAGGAGTTCCTGGACCTGCTCTTCGAGCTGGAGCTGGCCAAGCCCT GTGAGCCCAACACTTTGTTCCGGAGCAACTCCCTGGCCTCAAAGTCAATGGAGTCCTTTCTCAAG GTGACGGGGATGTCGTACCTGCACGCTGTCCTGGGGCCCACCATCACCCGCGTGTTCGAGGAGAAGAAGTATGTGGAGCTGGACCCCGGCAAGGTGGAGATCAAAGATGTCGG GTGCTCAGGGCTGCACCGGGTGCAGACGGAGGGTGAGGTGATtgagcagagctgccagcaccTCCAGTCCTACCTGGGTGAGCTGCTGGATGCCATCGTCAAGTCGGCCCCAGCATGTCCCCCCATCATCCGTGCAGCTTTCCGGAAGCTCTTCTGGCGTGTTGGGGAGCGCTTCCCCCAGCACCAG CACGCCAAGTTCGTGGCTGTCACCAGCTTCCTCTGCCTCCGCTTCTTCTCGCCAGCCATCATGACCCCCAAACTCTTCCACCTGCGGGAGACGCACGCCGACGCACGCACCGGCCGCAcgctgctgctcctggccaAG cagggcattGCCCAGATGAAGGACTTCATTGGCCGGCTGGTGGGGacggaggaagaggaggagaaggaggaaggtgagggGCAGCCACTGTGCCCCCCCACTATGGTGATGAAGGAGGGGCCGCTCTTCGTCCATAAGACGCGGGGCAAGGGGCCGCTGCTTGCCGCTGCCATCGCCAAGAAGCTCCACTTCTGCCTCACCAGGGAGGCCCTCAGCTTCAGCAAGAGCCCCGGTGCCGAG CGTAGCGGCGCTATCGCCCTGGCCGACATCCTTGCTGCTGAGAAGGTGGAGGAGAAGAGCTTTGGGAGCTCCCATGTCATGCAGGTGGTCTACATGGGTGCGGATGGGCAGCAGGAGACCGCCTACCTCCAGTGCaag TGCGTCAATGACCTGAACCAGTGGCTGTCAGCCCTGCGCAAGGTGTGCGTCAACAACCCCCGCATGCTCCACGCCTACCACCCCGGCATCTTCCGGGGGGACAAGTggagctgctgccaccagcGGGAGAGGACAG GGCTCGGGTGCGACCGGACCCGGCACGGTGTCACCCTGCAGTACTGGAGCGACCCCCTGGACCCCGCTGCGGAGGCACAGCGCCTCTTCCACCACCTCCAGGGCCTCCGAGAGACCCTCAG gGAGAAGtactgggagctgctggagccagAGGATGCCCAAAATGGCCCCCGGGGTGAAT GTGCCCCCTTGTCTGAGGGGCTGAGCCGGCTCttcggggtgctgggggaccTGGAGGGCTGCCACCGCCTGGTGcagcccccaacccccccaacccccaccctgctgcagctgcagacatGA
- the LOC135316092 gene encoding ras GTPase-activating protein 4-like isoform X3, with product MGAGPGGRGFEARLRWARLNLTARPPAMARRSALSIRIVEGKNLPAKDITGSSDPYCIVKIDDEAIIRTATVWKTLSPFWGEEYEVHLQPTFHSISIYVMDEDALSRDDVIGKVCITRDTLAEHPKGYSGWVSLSEVDPDEEVQGEIHLRVEVLGSQGGRQLRCTVLEARDLARKDRNGASDPFVRLRYNGKVQESTVVKKSCYPRWNETFEFELAELAEEKLCVEVWDWDLVSRNDFLGKVVFSVQGLEAAGQEEGWFRLRPDKSKTREDEHRGSLGSLQLQVRLRDETVLPSHCYQPLVQLLCQEVKAGHQDGQVHLVTLFDETTTAECRQEVAINLVKLFLGQGLVKEFLDLLFELELAKPCEPNTLFRSNSLASKSMESFLKVTGMSYLHAVLGPTITRVFEEKKYVELDPGKVEIKDVGCSGLHRVQTEAFRKLFWRVGERFPQHQHAKFVAVTSFLCLRFFSPAIMTPKLFHLRETHADARTGRTLLLLAKAVQMVGNMEPVAGRAKEAWLAPLLPALQQGIAQMKDFIGRLVGTEEEEEKEEGEGQPLCPPTMVMKEGPLFVHKTRGKGPLLAAAIAKKLHFCLTREALSFSKSPGAERSGAIALADILAAEKVEEKSFGSSHVMQVVYMGADGQQETAYLQCKCVNDLNQWLSALRKVCVNNPRMLHAYHPGIFRGDKWSCCHQRERTGLGCDRTRHGVTLQYWSDPLDPAAEAQRLFHHLQGLRETLREKYWELLEPEDAQNGPRGECAPLSEGLSRLFGVLGDLEGCHRLVQPPTPPTPTLLQLQT from the exons atgggagcggggccggggggccgcgGGTTCGAGGCTCGGCTCCGCTGGGCTCGGCTCAATTTAactgcccgcccgcccgccatGGCCCGGCGGAGCGCACTCTCCATCCGCATCGTGGAGGGCAAGAACCTGCCCGCCAAGGACAT CACAGGGAGCAGCGACCCATACTGCATCGTGAAGATCGACGATGAGGCCATTATCAG GACTGCCACGGTGTGGAAGACGCTGTCCCCGTTCTGGGGGGAGGAGTACGAGGTGCACCTCCAGCCCACCTTTCACAGCATCTCCATCTACGTCATGGATGAGGATGCACTGAG CCGCGATGACGTTATCGGGAAGGTCTGCATCACCCGGGACACGCTGGCGGAGCACCCAAAGG GCTACAGTGGCTGGGTGAGCCTCAGCGAGGTGGACCCCGATGAGGAAGTGCAGGGGGAGATCCACCTGCGGGTGGAGGTCCTCGGGAGCCAGGGTGGTCGGCAGCTGCGCTGCACCGTGCTGGAGGCCAG GGATTTGGCCAGGAAAGACCGGAACGGCGCCTCTGACCCCTTTGTCCGCTTGCGCTACAATGGGAAGGTGCAGGAGAGCACC GTGGTCAAGAAATCCTGCTACCCCCGCTGGAACGAGACCTTCGAGTTCGAGCTGGCCGAGCTGGCTGAGGAGAAGCTGTGTGTGGAGGTGTGGGACTGGGACCTCGTCAGCAGGAACGACTTCCTGGGCAAG gTGGTGTTCAGTGTccaggggctggaggcagccgggcaggaggagggctggTTCCGGCTGCGGCCAGACAAGTCCAAGACAAGGGAGGACGA GCACCGAGGCAGCCTGGGCTCGCTGCAGCTGCAGGTGAGGCTGCGGGACGAGACGGTGCTGCCCTCCCACTGCTACCAGCCCCTAGTCCAGCTCCTGTGCCAGGAGGTGAAGGCAGGGCACCAG GATGGCCAAGTGCACCTGGTCACCCTCTTCGATGAAACCACCACAGCTGAGTGCCGGCAGGAGGTCGCAATCAACTTGGTCAAACTCTTCCTGGGCCAAGGGCTGGTCAAGGAGTTCCTGGACCTGCTCTTCGAGCTGGAGCTGGCCAAGCCCT GTGAGCCCAACACTTTGTTCCGGAGCAACTCCCTGGCCTCAAAGTCAATGGAGTCCTTTCTCAAG GTGACGGGGATGTCGTACCTGCACGCTGTCCTGGGGCCCACCATCACCCGCGTGTTCGAGGAGAAGAAGTATGTGGAGCTGGACCCCGGCAAGGTGGAGATCAAAGATGTCGG GTGCTCAGGGCTGCACCGGGTGCAGACGGAGG CTTTCCGGAAGCTCTTCTGGCGTGTTGGGGAGCGCTTCCCCCAGCACCAG CACGCCAAGTTCGTGGCTGTCACCAGCTTCCTCTGCCTCCGCTTCTTCTCGCCAGCCATCATGACCCCCAAACTCTTCCACCTGCGGGAGACGCACGCCGACGCACGCACCGGCCGCAcgctgctgctcctggccaAG GCTGTCCAGATGGTGGGCAACATGGAGCCAGTGGCTGGGCGGGCCAAGGAGGCCTGGCTggccccgctgctgcccgccctgcagcagggcattGCCCAGATGAAGGACTTCATTGGCCGGCTGGTGGGGacggaggaagaggaggagaaggaggaaggtgagggGCAGCCACTGTGCCCCCCCACTATGGTGATGAAGGAGGGGCCGCTCTTCGTCCATAAGACGCGGGGCAAGGGGCCGCTGCTTGCCGCTGCCATCGCCAAGAAGCTCCACTTCTGCCTCACCAGGGAGGCCCTCAGCTTCAGCAAGAGCCCCGGTGCCGAG CGTAGCGGCGCTATCGCCCTGGCCGACATCCTTGCTGCTGAGAAGGTGGAGGAGAAGAGCTTTGGGAGCTCCCATGTCATGCAGGTGGTCTACATGGGTGCGGATGGGCAGCAGGAGACCGCCTACCTCCAGTGCaag TGCGTCAATGACCTGAACCAGTGGCTGTCAGCCCTGCGCAAGGTGTGCGTCAACAACCCCCGCATGCTCCACGCCTACCACCCCGGCATCTTCCGGGGGGACAAGTggagctgctgccaccagcGGGAGAGGACAG GGCTCGGGTGCGACCGGACCCGGCACGGTGTCACCCTGCAGTACTGGAGCGACCCCCTGGACCCCGCTGCGGAGGCACAGCGCCTCTTCCACCACCTCCAGGGCCTCCGAGAGACCCTCAG gGAGAAGtactgggagctgctggagccagAGGATGCCCAAAATGGCCCCCGGGGTGAAT GTGCCCCCTTGTCTGAGGGGCTGAGCCGGCTCttcggggtgctgggggaccTGGAGGGCTGCCACCGCCTGGTGcagcccccaacccccccaacccccaccctgctgcagctgcagacatGA
- the LOC135316092 gene encoding ras GTPase-activating protein 4-like isoform X4 yields the protein MDEDALSRDDVIGKVCITRDTLAEHPKGYSGWVSLSEVDPDEEVQGEIHLRVEVLGSQGGRQLRCTVLEARDLARKDRNGASDPFVRLRYNGKVQESTVVKKSCYPRWNETFEFELAELAEEKLCVEVWDWDLVSRNDFLGKVVFSVQGLEAAGQEEGWFRLRPDKSKTREDEHRGSLGSLQLQVRLRDETVLPSHCYQPLVQLLCQEVKAGHQDGQVHLVTLFDETTTAECRQEVAINLVKLFLGQGLVKEFLDLLFELELAKPCEPNTLFRSNSLASKSMESFLKVTGMSYLHAVLGPTITRVFEEKKYVELDPGKVEIKDVGCSGLHRVQTEGEVIEQSCQHLQSYLGELLDAIVKSAPACPPIIRAAFRKLFWRVGERFPQHQHAKFVAVTSFLCLRFFSPAIMTPKLFHLRETHADARTGRTLLLLAKAVQMVGNMEPVAGRAKEAWLAPLLPALQQGIAQMKDFIGRLVGTEEEEEKEEGEGQPLCPPTMVMKEGPLFVHKTRGKGPLLAAAIAKKLHFCLTREALSFSKSPGAERSGAIALADILAAEKVEEKSFGSSHVMQVVYMGADGQQETAYLQCKCVNDLNQWLSALRKVCVNNPRMLHAYHPGIFRGDKWSCCHQRERTGLGCDRTRHGVTLQYWSDPLDPAAEAQRLFHHLQGLRETLREKYWELLEPEDAQNGPRGECAPLSEGLSRLFGVLGDLEGCHRLVQPPTPPTPTLLQLQT from the exons ATGGATGAGGATGCACTGAG CCGCGATGACGTTATCGGGAAGGTCTGCATCACCCGGGACACGCTGGCGGAGCACCCAAAGG GCTACAGTGGCTGGGTGAGCCTCAGCGAGGTGGACCCCGATGAGGAAGTGCAGGGGGAGATCCACCTGCGGGTGGAGGTCCTCGGGAGCCAGGGTGGTCGGCAGCTGCGCTGCACCGTGCTGGAGGCCAG GGATTTGGCCAGGAAAGACCGGAACGGCGCCTCTGACCCCTTTGTCCGCTTGCGCTACAATGGGAAGGTGCAGGAGAGCACC GTGGTCAAGAAATCCTGCTACCCCCGCTGGAACGAGACCTTCGAGTTCGAGCTGGCCGAGCTGGCTGAGGAGAAGCTGTGTGTGGAGGTGTGGGACTGGGACCTCGTCAGCAGGAACGACTTCCTGGGCAAG gTGGTGTTCAGTGTccaggggctggaggcagccgggcaggaggagggctggTTCCGGCTGCGGCCAGACAAGTCCAAGACAAGGGAGGACGA GCACCGAGGCAGCCTGGGCTCGCTGCAGCTGCAGGTGAGGCTGCGGGACGAGACGGTGCTGCCCTCCCACTGCTACCAGCCCCTAGTCCAGCTCCTGTGCCAGGAGGTGAAGGCAGGGCACCAG GATGGCCAAGTGCACCTGGTCACCCTCTTCGATGAAACCACCACAGCTGAGTGCCGGCAGGAGGTCGCAATCAACTTGGTCAAACTCTTCCTGGGCCAAGGGCTGGTCAAGGAGTTCCTGGACCTGCTCTTCGAGCTGGAGCTGGCCAAGCCCT GTGAGCCCAACACTTTGTTCCGGAGCAACTCCCTGGCCTCAAAGTCAATGGAGTCCTTTCTCAAG GTGACGGGGATGTCGTACCTGCACGCTGTCCTGGGGCCCACCATCACCCGCGTGTTCGAGGAGAAGAAGTATGTGGAGCTGGACCCCGGCAAGGTGGAGATCAAAGATGTCGG GTGCTCAGGGCTGCACCGGGTGCAGACGGAGGGTGAGGTGATtgagcagagctgccagcaccTCCAGTCCTACCTGGGTGAGCTGCTGGATGCCATCGTCAAGTCGGCCCCAGCATGTCCCCCCATCATCCGTGCAGCTTTCCGGAAGCTCTTCTGGCGTGTTGGGGAGCGCTTCCCCCAGCACCAG CACGCCAAGTTCGTGGCTGTCACCAGCTTCCTCTGCCTCCGCTTCTTCTCGCCAGCCATCATGACCCCCAAACTCTTCCACCTGCGGGAGACGCACGCCGACGCACGCACCGGCCGCAcgctgctgctcctggccaAG GCTGTCCAGATGGTGGGCAACATGGAGCCAGTGGCTGGGCGGGCCAAGGAGGCCTGGCTggccccgctgctgcccgccctgcagcagggcattGCCCAGATGAAGGACTTCATTGGCCGGCTGGTGGGGacggaggaagaggaggagaaggaggaaggtgagggGCAGCCACTGTGCCCCCCCACTATGGTGATGAAGGAGGGGCCGCTCTTCGTCCATAAGACGCGGGGCAAGGGGCCGCTGCTTGCCGCTGCCATCGCCAAGAAGCTCCACTTCTGCCTCACCAGGGAGGCCCTCAGCTTCAGCAAGAGCCCCGGTGCCGAG CGTAGCGGCGCTATCGCCCTGGCCGACATCCTTGCTGCTGAGAAGGTGGAGGAGAAGAGCTTTGGGAGCTCCCATGTCATGCAGGTGGTCTACATGGGTGCGGATGGGCAGCAGGAGACCGCCTACCTCCAGTGCaag TGCGTCAATGACCTGAACCAGTGGCTGTCAGCCCTGCGCAAGGTGTGCGTCAACAACCCCCGCATGCTCCACGCCTACCACCCCGGCATCTTCCGGGGGGACAAGTggagctgctgccaccagcGGGAGAGGACAG GGCTCGGGTGCGACCGGACCCGGCACGGTGTCACCCTGCAGTACTGGAGCGACCCCCTGGACCCCGCTGCGGAGGCACAGCGCCTCTTCCACCACCTCCAGGGCCTCCGAGAGACCCTCAG gGAGAAGtactgggagctgctggagccagAGGATGCCCAAAATGGCCCCCGGGGTGAAT GTGCCCCCTTGTCTGAGGGGCTGAGCCGGCTCttcggggtgctgggggaccTGGAGGGCTGCCACCGCCTGGTGcagcccccaacccccccaacccccaccctgctgcagctgcagacatGA
- the POLR2J gene encoding DNA-directed RNA polymerase II subunit RPB11-a: protein MNAPPAFESFLLFEGEKKITINKDTKVPNACLFTINKEDHTLGNIIKSQLLKDPQVLFAGYKVPHPLEHKIIIRVQTTPDYSPQEAFTNAITDLISELSLLEERFRVAIKDKQEGIE from the exons atgAACGCGCCTCCGGCTTTCGAgtccttcctcctctttgaGGGCGAGAAGAA GATCACCATCAACAAGGACACGAAGGTGCCCAACGCCTGCCTCTTCACCATCAACAAAGAAGACCACACGCTGGGGAACATCATCAAGTC GCAGTTACTGAAAGACCCCCAGGTATTATTTGCGGGCTACAAAGTCCCGCACCCACTGGAACACAAAATTATCATCCGCGTCCAAACAACCCCCGATTACAGCCCCCAGGAAGCTTTCACCAACGCCATCACGGACTTGATCAGTGAGCTCTCCCTCCTGGAGGAGAGGTTCAGG gTGGCTATTAAAGACAAACAAGAAGGAATTGAATAA